In Capsicum annuum cultivar UCD-10X-F1 chromosome 8, UCD10Xv1.1, whole genome shotgun sequence, the genomic window aactttttcatatctGGCTAACccctttcttggaggaaaggttttgaaactctataattAAATAGAAGatcctcttctcataccataacacaatagcatccacaatgtagtcattaaagagtctttgtttagggggagatttctcccaatagattttatgTAATTCTACAGGATCAAACCTATGGGACTTAAGGAATGATATaaaaaaaagagagggaaaatattcatattaaataaatatgaagtAGAAGAACTCAGATTCCAAATGAACAAATTCAAacttgaaaaggattttcaatattagttttcaatatgtaggtcgcTTGATCAAAttttatcaataatatgttttttagcatatttttctttatcttctgAATTATCACATCGATAGTTTGCAACAACTAATAGCTTCTGCacgacgccctctcgatttcgaacccaacaaaatACGTGGTTGACTGAAATTTTCCAATTTTGTaatgacttgagtttcgaaaggGGTAGGATAGGTTTGGCCGTCTAATTTGAGTATTAATTACTCTACAATTATCAATTCGGTGCGACTCAACTTGATCAATTTTCGcaatcataatttaaatttattatttgcaggagattttgataaagataaaATTCAGTTAGTACTTCGTTGTAGCACTCTTAagagtttaaaaataataattttcacacTTTGACTTAGGAGTTCTCTCACTGCAAGGAATAAAGCTTTTTTCTTTCACACTACACAaataaagattttttctttcacacTTAACTCAGGACTTCTCTCATCATTACATGAaataaagattttttccatcacGAATTAATTAATAGAGAGTTTATATTATTAAACATGAATTTCTTGTTCATTTCTCATCGAACCAGCTCACTAGGAAAACACACGGTGCGTAACAGATTCTCATTAGTCATTGAGAGTTGAGACAAGATTCCTATTTTTTCCTTATGAAAacactactattttttcttttccctctatcaaaatatctatatctataggAATACCCACTGAACATCTTTCAATGGGAAAAATAGTGAATTTTTAGTAGTGATCGAGTATGTGTTTGTCTAGATTACATACAAATATCTTTAAGATAACATTCTTTACTTATATATCGAACAAAGAAAAATCTCTCTAAATTAAACTTCCTAGAAAAGATTTTTCTTCGTACCGAACACGCCCTAAAGTCCATGCACTTCGGTATCGACTTACTGTTCCTTTTCTATAAAAGGAGCCATTTTCTTTGGAGATATacgaaacaaaaaataaacaacctCTACTTCtctctattaattaattaattaattaataagagaGTATAGTACTATAATTTTGTTGATTAATAAGCTAGaaggaagaagaaagatggtGATTTTTCATGAATATCTGTTTTCTACTCTAATCACTTTGTTTTTTGGACTGTTTTTGTTGTATAATCTCATTAGGAAGACAATTATAATGAAGAGCAACAAAACTTCAAATAATTTAGGAGTAGCAATTGATAATGAATGTTTAGATGATGAAGGGAAAACAGATGTTATCATTGTTGGTGCTGGTGTTGCTGGTGCTGCTTTAGCCTGCACTCTTGCCAAGGTTCGTCCATAAAAAAAATATGCTTGAGTAACATAAATCCTTCTGGTCATGTAAATGTTTATGTGATGTAATTTGCAGGATGGGCGACGAGTTCACGTGATAGAGAGGGACTTGAGTGAACCAGATAGAATGGTTGGTGAACTTCTACAGCCTGGTGGCTATCTCAAATTACTTGACTTAGGCCTTCAAGGTGCATATAAGCAGATCTCGATATACATTACTCAAACCGAACTCCATTCATCGAAAAATATATTGTATAGATGTATAGattgatatttatatgttgattTTGAACATGCAGATTGTTTGAAAGATATAGATGCTCAAAGAGTAGTTGGACAAACTCTTTACAACGAGGAGGGAAAGCATATTATGTTGTCATATCCATTAGAGAAGTTTCATGCAGATGCAGGTGTGTCTGCAAGATGTTTCCACAATGGACGTTTCATCCAAAAGATGAGACAGAAACTTGTCACCCTTCCAAAGTACGTAAGTTGTCAATTGCCCATCCCATGTAAACACATATCGCACATAAGATTTTTCTTAAGCAGTACTTGTGAGGTGAATTGAGTAAACAAATATGTACATGAAAACATCGTTTATAAATTGCATCTTTTGTTACACTATATTTCAACCAATCAAATTTAACTATCGAGGATTAAAACAATGATGTTGACCATAAATTTCTTTGacgaaaattataattttgaggtTGCAAAGGAAGTACTCTTTTGAAGGTATGCTTTTCTTATTGCATGGTATGACCAtttgaatgatatttttgaaTTGCTGATCATCTTTTAAGCAATTTAACCAACTCCTTAGTTGTGTCATATGTTaaagagttgtgacccgaattttgttgatccggccctgaaagtttcgcggtgcgacccatatttgtgattttcaatgtatggacctttatgtttttgggcctaaaACCTATTTGTATgtacgtattatataagtgtgatTTAGTGGGCTGTTTCGGGTCATTCTTATACACACGAAAATCGTCTCCAacattgtactctctctccattatagtgaatataattcctctgcctctgcccgtggtttttcccacGAGGATTTCCACGTAAATatgtgtgttcttgttttttcttttgcttgtgcTTTGCTTATTTTCTATCCGACCATAACAtcatatatatttcttttattttatggttAATATATGTAGTGTAAGACTGGAACAAGGAACAGTAACATCTTTGATTGAAGAAAGGGGAAGTGTAAAAGGTGTAAACTACAAGACAAAAGATACTGGAGGAGGACAGCTAACTGCTTATGCCCCTCTTACTATTGTTTGCGATGGTTGTTTTTCAAATCTACGACGCTCCTTGTGCAATTCAAAGGTATTCCCTCTCATACTTCTTTTCATCTTATAAGTTAGTTATACATATATGTGGTCTATAAAATTTAACAAATGTTTTGTTATATATGTAGGTGGATGTTTCATCTAGTTTTGTTGGATTAATTCTAAAAGATTGTCATCTCCCACATGAGAACCATTCAGTTCTTATCATGTCAGACACCTCACCAATGTCAATTTATCCAATAAGCAGCACTGAGATACGTTGTATGATTCTTATTCCTGATCAAACAGCTCCTTCCATCGCCAACGGAGATATGGTCAACTATTTGAAAACTGTCGTAGCTCCTCAGGTATGTATTTTCCTGCATCGTACCTAAGTGGCTCAAGAAAATCGGTAGTCTAAAGTCAAATCCTAATAAAAGGTACAAGTGTATTCAATAAAACTAGTTCATGTCATGTGCGCTGCACGTGCATCTAGTGTGCCTTACGAACATCTGGTACATTATCCCGGCCACGTCAGTTAGTAACAATAGGTTTTTATACTCGTTTGTTGTTGTACGCTAGGTGCCTGGCGAAATGAGAGATGCATTCCTAGCAGCAGCAGGTGACAAGGAAAACATAAGAAGAATGCAACTCAGAAGCATGCCTGCAGAGAATTCTCAGACAAAACCAGGCTGTCTACTCATTGGAGATGCATTTAACATGAGACACCCTATAACAGGTGGAGGAATGACTGTTGCTCTCTCCGACATAGTTGTCCTTCGCGATCTTCTTAGAACTCTGCCTGACTTTAATGATGCAAATGCCGTCTCCAGCTCTCTTCAACGCTTCTACACTCTCAGAAAAGtgagtgtatatatataacaaaactaATTAATTTACTTCTAATTACTAAGGATGTGAGTTTGAGTaacgtttttttttttctttgtacgTGGTTGAATTTGTAGCCGCTAGCATCAACAATTAACATAGTGGCTGACGTATTATACCAATTAGTCCTCTCTGATCCATCAAGAAAAGAGATTAGAGAAGCATGTTATGGTTATATAAGCCTTGGAGGGATATTTAAAAATGGACTAGCTGCTATGGTTGCTGGCCTAAATCCAAGGCCTCTCAGCTTGGCTTTTCATTTCATTGCTTTGGGACTCTATGCCGCTGCTCGTTCATTATTTCCATTTCCTTCTCCAATGGCTGTTTGGCGCGTCGCCAAACTTCTTTTTGTAAGTATAACTAAACCAAACGTTAATTTAGCAACGGAAAAAGTATTCAGTCACTAATCCATCATTGAACAGGAAATCCTATCCATCTATTTTATACTTAAGATTGATCTGATTCTTTGATTTTTCAGGTTGCAGTTGGTATGATTCTCCCCATTATTAAAGCAGAAGGAATTAGACAAATGTTCTTTCCAGTTACTCTTCTACCCCACCATACGACTTACTAATGAATTTGAAAACCAGAGGTTGTATATGCCATATCAAATTAAGACTTAAAAATTGCGGACATATATATATGTCTCCTTCGTTCTAATTAGCCCACCCCTCTATATAAGTTCTTTGGTTGACTTTTTAATCTTGTTACAGTTGACTAATTTTATTCAACTAGCATTAGGATTGAAGGTAAGGTTTAAGTCTCTCTTTGTAATTGTTTTAGTAATACTGTGTGTGGTAGAATCAATGTCGATCCCCACCACGAAATAAATTGCACTAGTTtcttttttgagttgtttttttttttttgttttgttttttcatatatttcCTTAATATTTTATGTGATAGTTATTCCGCGCGAGCCTGGTAAAAAGAAGTTGCATATTTACTGTCGAAATGTAGCGATACATTCCTTTATTTGATAATTCTTTGGCTTTAACCTTCCTATCTTAAATTTAAGGACATGACCGTGCAAAGCTAACATAGCGTATCGAAGAACATAAGATTTTAATGAGATAAACCAGACATGCTTGATGCTGCTGTACGAGAACTTTGCAAATTCAGAAACCTTTACAATTCTTGTTTTCGGATGCTTTGAGCCATCGTATAGCTAAGTTTCAATAAACAGTATGCTATACAATTTTGAAAAATGAGGAgacaaaaaaaagaatatttgacATAATATTGAGATACATAAGTTCAAAGGACGAAGGAACATAGGCCATAGACAGTTGGATATCAACAACCACCACCGTAGGCCATAGACAGTTGGATATCAACAACCACCACCATAGCAACATACTCGGTGCAACCCCGCAAGTAGAATTCAGAAAGATAATGTGTATGCAGCCTTAGGTTTACCTAACCATGAAAGAAAACGGAAAAGAACTCTGGCAATTAAAGTAGGTGGCCGTCAATGAGTGGAAATATCTAAGCACGTTTCCATGAAATTACGTGTCAGAACTCGGATCCAATATGAGATCAAAGGCTCGATCTTTCAGAAGAACCCATTTAATTGTAAACACCATGTTAAGTTGTTATCAACAGCAATTTATCTCACTCCATGAAAATTGAACATTAGTGGGCAAATATTGCTTGCACGAGTTTCACTTTTTCAGTAGTTTACACTTTGAAATCATACGATGTTGCAAATATCCCACACTAGCCATCGGGAAATTATACACAGCGAAACTCAGAAAGAGCGCTGTTGCAACTTTTTGAGGCTacgatcacctttcgaagcgtgATAGCAAAGACGCAAATTGACTTTCTGCTGCTTAGGAAAAAGGATAGGGTGTTTTGTAAGGACTGacagtcatcccgagtgagaatgtTTCGACCCAGCATAAGGTCTTGGTGATGGACCTAGGTATTAAGAGAGATAagaagagaaggggtgaggaggGTAGACTtagaattaagtggggcagcTTTACGTCGGTGAATGAgagggagataggggagaaggtggcgggaatgggggtgtgggagtgcagGGGGATGTGGATGGTACGTGgaatagggcggctaggtgcatcaaggaGACTGCTAGTAAGGTGTTGGGTATTTCCAGGGGCTGTGCCGGCCATCGTCGGGgaattggtggtggaatgaagaagttaggaagaaagtggagactaagaagggggTGTATGCTAAGTTGGGTGAGAGTAGAGATGAAGATGAGAAGCGGGCtaatagggaggagtacaagatAGTTAGGAAGGAGGCTACGTTAGCAGTCACGGCGGCTAAGACGGCAGCgttcgagagcttgtatgcggggttagaggagaaaggaggggaaaagaggttgtttaggcttgctaaggctagggagaggaagggtcatgacctcgaccaggtgaaatgcattaagggggaggatggtaaaGTATTGGTGGAGGAtggtcacattaagaagagatggcagtcgtacttcgATAGGTTATTGAATGAAGAAGGGGATAGAGTTATTAttttaggggagctggagcacacagaggagtgtcgtgattttagttattgttgaCGTTTTAAGGTACAAGAGGTCAGAGAGGTTGTtcgcaggatgcgtaggggtagggcgacggggcctgataaGATCcttgtggatttttgaaagttctCTGGAGAGGCtggcttaaggtggttgactgaattatttaacggcattttcaagtcagcgaaaatgcccgaggcttggagatggagtactttgatccctctttataagaataagggtgacattcagagttgcaataactatagaggtattaagttattgagccacactatgaagatttgggagagagtggtcgagttgaggttgagaaggatagtgtctatctcgaaaaatcaatttggatttatgcccgggcgctcgacgacggaggcaattcacctggtgcggagactggtggaacagtatagggaaaggaaaagagatctgcacatggtgtttatcgacttggagaaggcgtacgacaaagtccctagggaggtgctttgcagatgcttggaggtgagtagGGTACCGGTGGTGTATATtagagcaatcaaggacatgtataatggagctaagactcaggtgaggacgatgggaggagactcagagcattttcctGTCTTGACGGGGTTACATCAGGATTTcactcttagcccgtttttgtttactttggtgatggatgtgttgacgcggcatattcaaggagaggtgccttggtgtatgctttttgtagatgatgtagttttgatttatgagacgcagagggtgtgaatgataaattagaggtgtgaaaacgaacccttgagtctaaagggttagGTTGAGCAGtagcaagacagaatatttggaatacaagtttaatgatgtgaggCAGGAAGATGAGgaggtagtaaggttggattcccagacggtgtgtaagagggatagtttcaagtatctgaggtccatgattcaggggaattgtgagattaacgaggatgtctcccatcgtattggagcgggatggatgaagtggaagcttgcCTCGGGGGTattgtgtgataggaaggtgccgCCCAAACTTAAAGGCGAATTCTACAGGGTGACAGTCCGACTggtcatgttgtatggagcgaaatgttggccagtcaagaactctcacattcaaaaattgaaggtggcggaaatacagatattgcgttggatgtgtggacttaataggggtgatagagttcgaaatgagactattcAGGAAAAGGTTGGAGTGCCTTCgttggaggacaagatgcggaaagCCCAATTGAGATGAttcggacatgtgatgagaaAGGGCACGAATGCCCCGTTTCGTAGGTGTGAGAAACTTGCTTTGGATGATTTCAGGTGATGTAGGGGTAAGccgaagaaatactagagagagGTGATCAAGctggacatggagcagttacagctctctgaggacatgaccctagataggaagatctaaAGGGCgcaaattaggatagaaggctagtgctaATTTGAGTCGTTGGGATAGGACATTACTTGGTAGATGTATTATTCTTGCTAAGACACTTTGTTGTATGCTTTATTACTAatgtgtttactattctttgtttattattcatTGTGACTGATGTATTTTTATCTTTGACATCTTATTCCATACTCTATTaagtatttgtttattattccttgtcttgagccagaggtctatcggaaacagcctttctacttctcttgaagtagtggtatgaactgcgtacatcttacccccaggccccactatgtgggaatacactgggtttgttgttgtcgTCATCGGCTCTTCAGTAGACAAGTCTGGTTCAAAATGTCTAGAATGTTCTATTATAATTGTTTTGAAGTCCAGTAAAACATATGCCTTAAATAAGGCATCAAAAATTTCTAATTATACATTGTGTATTAGCCACATAACTACTACGATCATGAATCCTCCTCATGGTGATCCGTCTCATCAAAGATTTCCTCCTACAAAAAGTAACAGAATTGACATTTAGATACCTTGGAGCTGTAGAAGTCTAGAAAAGTATTAAAATATGAAAGTTCAACATGTAGCAAATTGAATTAAGTTTTACCTGTAAAAGCTCTTCAATAACATCTTCCATTGTTATTATTCCAACAACCTCTTCCTCTTCTGGGAGTTTTGGCAGGGGATTTCCATCTATTCGCAGAATGTCCGCGTACATATTTTTTGTCCACTTTTTGCTCCTAGTACCTTTGAATGAAGCATTTCCACCATTAGGGAAACTCTTCCACTTCTGCAATGATCGCTTTGTTTTCAGACTCTTCTCAAGGGGAGGCTTTTCACCGTCAATGTCTACCCTGACATCTTTCACAGGATCTGGAGAGCAAAGAAAAGATGGTGTCCAATTAAAGAAGGTTTACATgcgataaaagaaaaataagccGAGCAGGCAAAACGTACCCTCTGCAGGGGATTTGCTAGCGGGCTGATCCATATCCTTGTTGCACTGTCTTACAACCACAGCCATATGGCTATGACCTTTCTGAAACTCATTCAGGATGTCATCCAAATGCATTGAATCTGGGACCCTGCACCATAAGAACGGAAATCATGAAGATGTTTATGAGGGATATTGAAAGCATAAGAACAACCATCACACATAGTAACTGCAACCTAAAATGAATGCAGCATCATTCACAAACCAGATCGCCTTCCATTCTTAGAAAAGGTTATATGACATAAAATACAAGACTCAAATATTTTCTTCTTGAATACACATGACAGTATCACGAACCACATTTAAGTTGCCTGTCTACATTGAAGTTGAATATCATGTTCACTTCCATGAGCCTATCTTAATCATTTTCCTCAAtgcattttcaaatatttttgaaagtgAAATTACCCATCTTCGTAAAAAATAAACTTCCTTCAAATAAAAgtaaatcatttttttattttagttaggatACCAGTAGAAGCAACTCCCACTGAATGGAGTAATGTCCTTCAATTTGGAAGCATTGAAGTTCGAGATATGGTGAAATATATCATGGAAAAGAATTTCAACTGTGCTATATACCTATACAACAATGAATAAGACTCATTCAAGGGATCTGGAAAATCATATACCCTTGGTTTTAGAATTGATTGAACAAACCTCATACAGAATTCCTTCCACTCAAACttggtttttaaattaattgaacatCCATCTTTATTAGAAACCATTCCACTCAAATCGTTCGGAGATATTCCCTCATGAAACCACTTCTTTCCTATTTC contains:
- the LOC107840150 gene encoding squalene monooxygenase SE1, yielding MVIFHEYLFSTLITLFFGLFLLYNLIRKTIIMKSNKTSNNLGVAIDNECLDDEGKTDVIIVGAGVAGAALACTLAKDGRRVHVIERDLSEPDRMVGELLQPGGYLKLLDLGLQDCLKDIDAQRVVGQTLYNEEGKHIMLSYPLEKFHADAGVSARCFHNGRFIQKMRQKLVTLPNVRLEQGTVTSLIEERGSVKGVNYKTKDTGGGQLTAYAPLTIVCDGCFSNLRRSLCNSKVDVSSSFVGLILKDCHLPHENHSVLIMSDTSPMSIYPISSTEIRCMILIPDQTAPSIANGDMVNYLKTVVAPQVPGEMRDAFLAAAGDKENIRRMQLRSMPAENSQTKPGCLLIGDAFNMRHPITGGGMTVALSDIVVLRDLLRTLPDFNDANAVSSSLQRFYTLRKPLASTINIVADVLYQLVLSDPSRKEIREACYGYISLGGIFKNGLAAMVAGLNPRPLSLAFHFIALGLYAAARSLFPFPSPMAVWRVAKLLFVAVGMILPIIKAEGIRQMFFPVTLLPHHTTY